The Humulus lupulus chromosome 3, drHumLupu1.1, whole genome shotgun sequence genome window below encodes:
- the LOC133823453 gene encoding pentatricopeptide repeat-containing protein At1g80880, mitochondrial encodes MSFTTLCRSLQRSHLQFLLPLVLLQPHSTSASLLSQPSHYRLFQAFHQTLSSPQNSPLQTLRFSTLQQHSSQIIGDPFAFDPERFQNELQDPGLLQFLKLLEQVAPLPTEAEAMASLDESGIEYSGDMIRSAIWALRKECRLALLAFEWGDRWGCCDEEAWNLMIWILGNHRKFNTAWCLIRDLHRSSIDTRRAMLIMIDRYAFANDPHKAIWTFHIMEKFGLSPDQEAFYMALNALCKHEFIEEAEEFMHANKKLFPLQTEGFNIILNGWCNVSVDVFEAKRIWREMSKFCLTPDAISYTHMIACFSKVGNLFDSLRLYDEMKKNGWSPSVKVYNSLVFVLTQENCLKEALKLLEKMTELGLQPDPTTYNSIIRPLCKAKRLEKAQIMLATMIGENISPTIDTYHAFLESGEFVEILGILSRMRKAKLSPNNETFLMVLEKFFKLEQPENALKIWEEMKNYEVVPDSTHYTVMVQGLAKCGLLIKGREFLAAMKSQGFLVDPKLERLLKEPVSES; translated from the exons ATGTCATTTACAACGCTTTGTAGGAGCCTTCAGAGAAGCCATCTCCAATTCTTGTTACCACTTGTTTTGCTCCAACCACACTCAACCTCTGCTTCTCTTCTTTCACAACCTTCTCATTATCGTCTCTTTCAAGCATTTCATCAAACACTTTCCAGTCCTCAAAACTCTCCTCTGCAAACCCTCCGTTTCTCCACTCTCCAACAACATTCATCCCAAATTATCGGCGACCCATTTGCGTTCGACCCGGAAAGATTTCAGAATGAGCTCCAAGACCCTGGTCTTCTCCAGTTTCTTAAACTACTCGAACAGGTTGCACCGCTTCCCACAGAAGCAGAAGCCATGGCTTCACTTGACGAATCGGGTATCGAGTACAGTGGAGATATGATTCGTTCGGCAATCTGGGCACTGAGGAAAGAGTGTAGACTGGCCCTTTTGGCTTTCGAATGGGGTGACAGATGGGGTTGTTGTGATGAAGAAGCTTGGAATTTGATGATATGGATATTGGGTAATCATAGAAAGTTTAACACTGCTTGGTGTTTAATTAGAGACCTGCATCGGTCTTCAATCGATACGCGGCGTGCAATGCTTATTATGATTGATAG GTATGCATTTGCAAATGATCCACACAAGGCCATATGGACATTTCATATCATGGAGAAGTTTGGATTGAGTCCTGATCAAGAAGCATTCTATATGGCCCTGAATGCTCTTTGCAAACATGAATTCATTGAAGAGGCTGAAGAATTTATGCATGCAAACAAAAAACTCTTTCCTCTACAGACCGAGGGCTTTAACATTATTCTTAATGGATGGTGTAATGTATCAGTTGATGTATTTGAGGCCAAGCGAATTTGGAGAGAAATGTCCAAATTCTGTCTTACACCGGATGCAATTTCTTATACCCACATGATTGCCTGTTTCTCAAAGGTTGGGAATCTTTTCGACTCGCTTAGACTGTATGATGAAATGAAGAAAAATGGTTGGTCTCCAAGTGTCAAGGTTTACAATTCTTTGGTGTTTGTATTAACTCAAGAAAATTGCTTAAAGGAAGCTCTCAAGTTGCTAGAGAAGATGACAGAGCTGGGTTTGCAGCCAGACCCCACCACCTATAACTCAATAATACGTCCTTTATGTAAAGCAAAAAGGCTAGAGAAGGCGCAAATTATGTTAGCCACTATGATAGGAGAGAACATTAGTCCAACCATAGACACCTATCATGCATTTCTTGAGAGTGGAGAGTTTGTTGAAATTCTTGGAATTCTTAGTCGGATGAGGAAAGCTAAGTTAAGCCCTAATAACGAAACCTTTCTTATGGTTCTTGAAAAGTTCTTCAAGTTGGAGCAACCCGAGAATGCATTAAAGATTTGGGAAGAAATGAAGAATTATGAAGTTGTGCCAGATTCTACACATTACACAGTTATGGTACAAGGACTGGCAAAATGTGGGTTGTTAATCAAGGGTAGAGAATTTTTGGCTGCAATGAAATCGCAAGGGTTTTTGGTGGATCCAAAGCTCGAGAGGCTGTTGAAGGAACCGGTGAGTGAAAGTTAG